From the genome of Phaseolus vulgaris cultivar G19833 unplaced genomic scaffold, P. vulgaris v2.0 scaffold_262, whole genome shotgun sequence:
AGCTCTTGGCGGCATCAAACTGAGACTAGGGCCAGGGAGTACCGGGCTCTTGCTGATGAGCTGGCACTGGTAAAGGAACAAATGAACGACCAAGCCCGTCGTTGGTTCAACCAAGAGGTTGCTCTGCAAGAGGCCCTGAAAGTGGTGCGAAAAGTTGAGGAAGCAGCTAACAAGAAGCTTCATGAAGCGGGCCAGACATACACTAAGCTTCTGACCAAGGTGGTGCCCCTTCATGAGGAAATTGTTGAACTGAAGGCCGCCGCTGCTACCTCCAAAACCAAGATGACCACCCTTGAGAAATGTTGTGTTACTCAAGAGGTGAATCTGGGCAAGGTTGAGGCTGATCTTGCCGCCAAGAATGAAGCCTTTGACATAATGAAGGCTGAACTTACCAAGCAGCTTGTAGAGAAGGTTGGGGCCTTGGCAGACATGGAGAAAGAACTGGCTTCCCAAGCTGAACGCTCCCAAAAGGTCGAAAAGAAGCTCCTCGACGATGCTGCGGATGCCTTTGCTGCGGATGCCTTTGCTGTAGGGTTTGAGGAAGTTGTGTCTCAGGTAGTCTGCGAACACCCTGAGATGGATGTCTCAAACTATGCCCCTGCCAACCACGTCGTCGAGGGGAAAGTCGTGCCAAGGGACTTCTCTGAAGACAACTAGCTTTACCCTTTCTATAACTTTACAACTCTGTTACTTATTTTGTACATTCTGGCAGTCAACCTGTACTCTTTAACTTTAAACGTTTACTTCTGTTTGCGCTTATTCCCTACTTCGACGATGTTTCTGTTATTTACCTTTGTTTCTCTTTGCTTAGCTTACTTTTCTTTCTCGAACTGTAGGTAGCACGCGCTTTTCCTTCTTATCTTTTCTACTAAGACAAACGCGCATACCTTTCGCTTGTTCCCGATTCCTTCTTCTTCCTAACTCATGGGAATTTCTTAACTTGATCTTCAATTGACCTTCGTGTCCCTGAAGCGCCTACCCCGAAGGCGTTACTGGCCTCaacatcgctcaaaggcgaagGAGGACTTATCTTGGTCGAAGCCTACTTACTCGTACTTGATGCCCACActcgaggagaggcctgctgaAAGCAGGGCCATTTCGTCCTCAGTGTGTGTGTCTAAACACCGGGACAAGAGttgcacttggtgcccacgcccgaggagagcCCTGCTGGAAGCAATGCCATTTCGTCCTCGGTGTttctaaacaccaaggcaaccAGTCCTTATCTCttgcacttggtgcccacgcccgaggagaggcctgccaGGAAGCAATGCCGTTTCGTCCTCAGtatgtctaaacaccaaggcggTCAGTGTACTTGGTGTCCACTCCCAAGGAGAGGCCTGCCGAGAAGCAGTGTCGTTTCGTCcccggtgtgtctaaacaccaagatgaccagGGACTTGGTGCTTACGCTCAAGGAAAAGGTGTCCCGAAGGATTGCACTACTCTTATCCGGCGTGTATCTTCACCAAGGCACCTGACTCTCCACTGCTCCGAACTTCCTTTCTGTCCTTGGTGCCCACGCTTGAGGAAGGTGCCCCCGTGTCTCCCCTCGAGATGTCTAAACGCCAAGGTGGTGGGTTCGTTTCTTACTGAATCGCGTTATCTCTTTTTAGCGTTTCTTTACATCGTAATAAGGAAAACCTCAGACAATGTAGGCTCAAACTggtttttacttgggtgacctcattaaaaaaccccgaaagggaaaaagagtgtccccttaaacTGTACACTGCATAGagtttttaactgaaataaaacttcaagtttGCCACGTTCCAAGTGCGTGGGATGGGGCCTCTGATGgaattcctatgagctcttctttgatTTGATGATGATGGGTGCGGAAGCTTGGTGGAGAGAGTGGAACAAAGCCTTCCTAGGAAGTGTGGATGCTTTCAAGGTGCAAGAGGAGTAGTGAAggttggagtggttcggccatctcCATTTGAGGGTGAAGAGTGAAGACTAAAAAcctaattctagagagaatttggcaagggagtaatttgaatggcacttgggcagtatttcattactcaaaatagtcttgcaaatacatgagcaaaaagccctcttatttatagtgtttagagggctggaaattcaaaagaaagtggagggtaattcaaatgagaagcatttgaatttggagccaattcctagtcacaaggaaagtgtgacttggtttcttttttttggcacctcctaaatctacacctacaccttctttttatgtcacatggaaggtgtggcttagctttatacatttgcacctcttatatttatatctacacctccctttatgttctactaaaaatactcaaaagtaattacaaaagaaagacatccaatgatgcttagttggcccatatcttctatttgttgggcttgagttgaagcttgaacttgtatttgggcttgggctttttctatcatgggcttgggcctcttccatcagccTCACTCCAGAGTCTCAAGCTTATATGACCCGTTCCCCCGAGCTTCGGTTACTCtaaagggcccggtccacttgggggataacttgttttccaactcATCCACTTCGAACTATCGGGGCTTCACCTTGGAGCTGTACTGgtgctctactcttctcttcacaacCTCAGCCTTTATTCTTGCTTCTTCTCTGGCTTCGTCCAATAGATCAAGATTCaccctcctctcctcgttggactcttcagccACAAAGCTCTGGAAACGCGGCGAGCTCTCGTGAATTTCTATTGGGATCATCGCGTCTAATCCGTATACTAAGCTCAATGGCATCTCCaaggtggaagattggggcgtggtgtgataagcCCACACTATCCTGGGCACCTCCTCCACCCAAGTTGctttggctttctcaagcctcctCTTCAACCCCCTTAGTAGTATTCTGTTGGCAGACTCCACCTGCCCGTTtttctgagggtgctcgacagatgcgagtacctgcttgatgcctacctctgtACACAGCTTACCCAACTGTTGGCTTGCAAATTGAGTACCATTATCTGAGACAAGGCGCCTCGGTACAccgaagcgacacacaatgttcctCCAGACAAAGTGTTGTACCCTGTGTGCGGTAATCTGCGCCACCGGCTTTgcttctatccacttcgtgaagtactcaatagcaactatcaagtacttcatctgccttattactaacgggaagggccccagaatgtcaattccccacgtgtggaagggccatgggctgtaaattgagctcagctcttctgggggttccttgtgccagtcggcatgCAGTTGGCACTACTTGCACCGATGGGAGTACCTTATGCAGTCCTCACCGTTGGCCAGTAGAAACTTGCGCGCACTACCTTGGATGCTAAAgatcttcctcccacgtggctcccgcagattcCTTTGGGGAGCTCAGACATTATCCTCGTGCACTCATCCCCACTCACGCATGTCAAAATCGGGTGcgtgaacccgtgtctgaataGTGCCCCATCAACGAGGGTGTACCTCGCAGAATTTCGTTTTATCTTCTTGCCCTACTCGGGCTCTGCTGGAAGTATCCATCAGCGATGTAGCGTTTATAGGGCATCATCCATGTGTCCCCTTCTTCCAGGGCGCACACCTGCATGGGGTCCTTCTCTTCTGGCGAGGTCGGGTAGACGCTTATACTAGGAGCTCTCGTCGTGTCCTGCGTCAAGGACCGATGACTCCTCGACCTTCCTTTGAATGCACTGATCTGaaggacgtccaccctgttatccGCCACAAACGTTCGCGAcgttttgagggtctcctggatgaccgtcctctgccttccccccttgcctgagctggccagcttggcgagcaagTCAAcacgggcattctgctctcttgggacGTGGACTAACTTGAACTCCACGAACGCCCCTTTCAGCACTTGGACATACTTGAAATATGcagccatttgtggatccttggttTGGTACTCCCCGGTcacctgccccgtgaccagcTGCGAATCACTCTTCGCCTGCAGGCTCCGCGCACCTATCTCTTTGGCTAACAGCATCCCAGCTATTAAGGCCTTgtactctgcttgattattacttgccttgaaCGTAAACTTCAGGGCCTGCTCGACCAACAAATCGTTTGGCCCCTCTAGGACCACTCCGGCTCCACTCCCTTGCTGATTCGAGGACctatccaccgagagcacccactGGGAGCCAACCTCTTCCTCTTGCTGTGTGCTCCCTGGCGAGAGCTCCGCCACAAAGTCCGCGTACACTTGTCCCTTGATGGACCCCCTGGGCTCGTACAGAATGTCAAACTCGgatagctccaccgcccagcggaCCATCCTCCCGCGACATCTGGCTTTTGTaacaccttctggatggggaggtCCGTCATTACCGTAAAGCTTTGGAAGTAGTGACGGAGCCTCTTGGCCAAGAACACCACCGTCAGGGCCGCCTTCTCCAAAGATTGATACCTCGCCTCCGGCCCTTGCAGgaccttgcttacgaagtataTAGGTTTCTGggtctggtcctgctcctgaacCAGCACAACACTAATCGCCCACTCGGTTACCGCAAAGTATAatcggaggggcacgcctgtccGTGGCTTACAAAGCACGGGAGGAGCAGCTAGATACTCCTTGAACTTGAAGAGTGTCGCCTCGCACTCCTCGGTCCACACGAACCTGCTGCTTCTCTTCAAGCACTAGAAATAAGGGTGCCCTTGTCTCCTCCAGCGGACACGAACCTGGACAAagcggccatccgccccgtcaactgttgtacctccttcacCGAGGTGGGACTCTTCATTGCCAGGATCGTTAAGCACTTGTCGGGGTTCACATCTATCCCCTGTTAGGTGAGCAGAAACCCCAAAATTTACCCGCTTCAACctcgaagacacacttctcagggttcagcttgaggcggtatttaGCTATTGTGgcaaatagctcttccaggtcaGCTGTGTGTCGCACCCTCTCTTGGGAGGTCACCACCATATCGTCTATgtaggcctgcacgttcctacccaacatgggtgcaaggaccttatccatcaatctttgataGGTGGCGCCtacattcttcaacccaaatggcatcaccttgtagtaATAACAACACGTCTCGGTCATGAACGTCGTTTTGCACTCGTCACGGGGATGCaccttgatctggttataccccgaaaACGCATCCAGAAAGCTCAACATCTTACAGCCTGAGGCACTGTCCACCAATGCGTCGATGCTAGGCAGGGGATACGAATCCTTGGGGCGCGCCTTATTCAGGTTagtgaagtccacacacatcctccacttcccgttcGCCTTCTTTACTAAAAccacgttggccagccactctgggtactggatctccctgatgtggccagcgctcAACAGCTTTTTGGTATCTTCCTGTACGACGAGGCGcctttcctcgttgaacttcctctcctctgtcgcacaggttggaccttggggtccatggtgagatgaTGGCATAAAAAATCCGGGTCGGTGCCGGGCATTTCCGAGATGGACCATGCAAAGGCGTCCAGGTGACGTGAGATTACTTCCGccacctggtcctgctcttcTCAACTCAGCAGTCGTCCCAGTTTAAAGGTCTTACCACCGATCTGCCTCTCCACCACGTTCTAGACCGGCTCAGGACGCCTATCCCGAGCGTTCTCCACGCGAGCTATGCACTCGCGACTTTGCTTTCCAGATGCTGCCTTGGTAGGCGCTTACCCCATGGACAATGCCCCGCGGGCGTCTCCTCCATGGGTATTGCCTccgcgggcgcctcctccacgtGTACTGCCTCcacgggcgcctcctccacggGTTctacctccatgggcgtctctGCCATGGTGGGCGTTCCACCACCATGAACACACCCCTCTttgttttcaggctattttcatagcagttctttgcttccttctgatcaaaTTTAATCACGATCACTCTACCACTAAGATCAGGCATTTTCAGCTTCATGTGTCGTATACACGACACCCCTCTCAGTCTGTTCAATGTCGGTCTCCCCAGCAAAATGTTGTACGCCGAATTGGCGTTCACAACCAGATACGTTATACTCTCGGTGTGTGATGTGGTGCCATCCGTGAAAGTCGTCCTCAGCTCTAGATAGTCGCgcacctccacttggtcccctgcgaaaccatacaagcaccctaTATACGACCTCAgcagatcaggggacaactgcaacttgttgaaggtggaccagaacatcacgtccgcCGAGCTGCCCTGGTCCACAAGCACTCGGTGTACCCTCCTTCCGCGGTCACGACCGAAATTACCACaaggtcgttgtcgtgagggaCAACATCACGGAGATCAGCCCTCGTGAACGCAAGGTCGATGTCCAGCGGGTCGTCCTCTTCCTGCACAGCCACTGAATATACTGACCGCACGTACCTCTTGCGCTGAGAGGCAGTGCATCCTTCATCGGAAAAACCACCAGAGATTGTGTGTacctccccatggataggcatctcatgGGCCTGGTCTTCTAATGGTGCTGCCAACTGATGGCCCAGAGCCAAACAGTTGGTGATCGGATGCCCGAACGCCTGAAGGACACCACGTGTCCTTGTGTGGTCCCAGCACCTTATCTGTCTTCGCAGGGACCATCAGCCTATATGCTTTGTTGGGCACAACAATGAGGTCCttcagctccaccacaaagttgtgtcTAACTGGCCTATTCTCCCCTGAGCGCCCCCTGTCCTACGGCTTCCTCGGCTTGTAATGGCGCTTCTTTTCTTGGCCTCTCTTCCCCGTCGCGGCCTCATTCACCCTTGCGGGCTGTGCGCGCGACGGTGCTCTAGGGCATTTATGGTGGGACCCGAGAGAGGAATCCATTAGAAGGTACTACAGGACAGGAAGAAGTTTATGTTAAAATCCACGGTCTCGGGCGTTGACTGGCCTCGGGCGTCTCCAGGATCAACATGATGAAGGCGTTTGAGGCGGGTTTGTAAGCCAGGGAGGTGTTCCCTCCTGATACCCACAGGTAAGGATAACCGTGGAGGAGGCGACACAATAGGAGGCGGCCCGGtaggggcgtggaggcctcgggcctcgacATCCTAGACATCAATAATAGATAAAGATAGGTGGTCTTCATGCCATACCCTAGTACAAAAAGGGAGAGACCTAACTGATGAAGGGTGTGTGCATGAGGTGTAGGGACGCGGCAGTACGCACCACCGTTGGAAAGCTACTAGGATAGAGACGATCCGTGAAGGGTCACGTCCCAGGAGGTGATCCGCATGCATGGCACGCAAGAAAGGCAGGGAACTCCAAGGGCGAGTGACTCAAAGAATGGGCGTATGAATTGGCACCCGTGTAGTCAACCCGCGCGAGCTGTACTCTGGCAGGGCAATCTTACACACTGAGAAGTCCCTAAGATTGGGAAGAGTGTTGCTAAGGAGCGCCCACAG
Proteins encoded in this window:
- the LOC137817601 gene encoding uncharacterized protein — its product is MVHLGNARHRPGFFMPSSHHGPQGPTCATEERKFNEERRLVVQEDTKKLLSAGHIREIQYPEWLANVVLVKKANGKWRMCVDFTNLNKARPKDSYPLPSIDALVDSASGCKMLSFLDAFSGYNQIKVHPRDECKTTFMTETCCYYYKVMPFGLKNVGATYQRLMDKVLAPMLGRNVQAYIDDMVVTSQERVRHTADLEELFATIAKYRLKLNPEKCVFEVEAGAGPDPETYILRKQGPARAGGEVSIFGEGGPDGGVLGQEAPSLLPKLYGNDGPPHPEGVTKARCRGRMVRWAVELSEFDILYEPRGSIKGQVYADFVAELSPGSTQQEEEVGSQWVLSVDRSSNQQGSGAGVVLEGPNDLLVEQALKFTFKASNNQAEYKALIAGMLLAKEIGARSLQAKSDSQLVTGQVTGEYQTKDPQMAAYFKYVQVLKGAFVEFKLVHVPREQNARVDLLAKLASSGKGGRQRTVIQETLKTSRTFVADNRVDVLQISAFKGRSRSHRSLTQDTTRAPSISVYPTSPEEKDPMQVCALEEGDTWMMPYKRYIADGYFQQSPSRARR